A stretch of DNA from Anopheles ziemanni chromosome 3, idAnoZiCoDA_A2_x.2, whole genome shotgun sequence:
CTCCTTCTGCCCCAGCTGAAGGCCGCCGGAACGCCGGAGTGTAAATCGCGCGTCGTTAACGTTTCCTCCTGCGTGCACAAGATCGGCGAGATGGATTACAATGACATCAACAAAGAGTAAGTATGCGATGAAAGACGGGTTTTCCACGGAATTTTCCATTCAATCTGTCACTCTTTTCTGGTAGGAAAAACTACTACCCAGCGGACGCGTACAACCAGAGCAAGCTGGCCCAGGTCCTGTTTGCGAAGCACATCAACTTGGTGTTCGAGGAGGAGGGTTTTCCGGTGCTCGCGAACTCGCTACACCCGGGCGTCGTCAATACGGACCTGTTCGAGCACTCCAGCACCAACTACATCCCCTGGGTTCGGGCGCTCCTGTTCAAGAGTCCCGAGGAGGGCTCGCGAACCGTCGTGTACGCCGCCATCTCGCCAAACCTGGAGACCCGGGGTGGCTGCTACCTGAGCAACTGCCGGGAGGCGGGAACCCATCGTCACTGGAAGAACTCGGTACAGTGTGAGAAACTATTCCGCTTAACCTGTGATAAGCTCGGCGTCACCGATTACTTCTACCAGCAGAAGTGAGCCGCCGGTTTCACACTTCCTTCCGCTTTTTCGTCGGAGAAAGTTCTATAAAAGGGTATAATTGTGCCGACGGGCCATTTTTCTCTCCATTCGTCCATATGTTTCATCTTCAAATCGCCTTGTGCGAGGGTTGATTATCACGATTCCATTTAACTTCTCTTCGGGAGGATGAAATATACCATAAGCGAGTTGTTAAATACTCTAGTTTGTCTTATTTCCTTCAACCGTCATCCTTCGTGTTAATCCGTTTCCCGAAAAGAAGTTCAACGTTTTAATTTCAGATTAGCAACACAGAAGAGAACCACCTGTAAAGGGTCAGtttttccatgaaaaatcaGTCAGTgtagaaaaattgagaaaactCACCGTAAGGTAGGGTTAACGTAACACCAATATTTGTATTAGCCCTTTACAAGTGTTTTGTGGCGTTTTCCTTCCTCGTGCGAACTTTCGCCGAAATACGGGCAGTTTGTTTATCTAGGACGTGTTCCGGATGTTTATATTGATAGAGCTTAGATGATTAACTCAAATGGTTTGCATTGCTGTTTTCAATCGGTACACACGTTCCTTAAACTTACCTTACAAACCGTAGCATGTTTTCGTTCGTGTTTAAGAATACCCAAACACCGCTTTTGGTATATTTAGACTTCACATTCGCTATGTATGTAAACATCATCGGCATCGTCgtaattattatcattattttcatcGTCGTGAACCGTATATCGCAGGTTTTGCTTTACAATCCCTCCATGTACTTCCGTCCGTATGTATCTCAGTGCGATCATTTCGTGTAGCGTTTTGCTTAATTTGGCATAACTTTCTGTAAAGTGTGTGCGCTTATTTACAAGATTTGCGAAAATATTGGACAATCGCACACTGATGATTAGTGTTTTTAATGTCTTAAGTTTTTAAcgaaaactaattttaaaatgaaaatcctGGTAAcatccttctttttttaaactttgaggaaattttcagaaaagaaACAGGAGGTTGTcggcaaaaacgaatgaaaaaataattgtaacCTGCAGCCACGAGCTAGCTTCATATTGTCGTAACTCCTTCGAAGATGTTTTATAGTTTTGGACCAGTGTCGAGAGTCTATGGTACATCAATCTAACTTCGTTCATGTCTTTTTTAATTGTAGAAGCAGTATCACTCGGTctcgttttattattattacagaAATGCAATATTctaacaaaagcaaacaaaacagccCTTGTACATTACTTTCCTGAACTCATCTCACAAAATACTTTCTCTCCATGGCTACCTATGGTTTCCGCTCATTCCCAACTCGGGGAAAACAGAAGCACGCTAGATCTACAATCATCCTAAACGCTGGCAATGGGGAACAGCTTTCGAAAAGCTCTCCTTGGCGTTTGGATGATTTCCTACTGCAGGGCATCGAACAATTTTATCTTACCTAGTTCTGGACACGTATTTTCTCCTAGTTACGAGcgtttgtttgcctttcctagtggtttttctttctcctagTGGTTTTTTCCCAGCCTTACCAAAACGACGTCGTTGTGAAccattttgattttcattccAGATCAGTCTGCTCGCCAGTACACTAAGGAGATACAAGTAACTattttttgatcgttttttgaCCAGCTTTTCTTCGCCCGATTTCGATTTGCATTTTTGTACACAGTGCGTGTTCTTCTTTAGGCGCGCAGTTTAGTTTAGGCTTTGGCATTAACAAAACTATCTCCAACATTATTTGTGCATTTGCCTGTATTCAAAGGAAGTGTAGGGTAGGGTGGTATTTTTTTACCTAATCATACAAGGGATTGTATGTATTCCGTTTGTGAGTTTTCCGAGGAATCCGAAAATGTTATGAATGTGAAACGATTGAGAGGAAGCAGAAGAGAAAAGGGAAACAGGAGATAGAGATATATTTATAGATCTAGGGAGGTAAAGTTCGTGTATGGCATGCACCGTGAGGTCTGTTGGCATCCTCTTGTTGGTTCGTGTTGGCTCTTCCCTTCCTGCATCCGTGCAGGTCGTGGGTTTGATTTATTCTCGAACGCGTTCAAACACAATAACGTTGGCTGggttggttggaaaaaggCCCGGACAGTTGGGGTTTGCCTGCCCTTTGGCAACTTTCATAAGTCTATAGGCTCGTTTCCCGAATCGTCAATCTAGCTCTCCGGGGCTGGATTACGACCGAAGCCTTCGACCGTCTAGGGGCAGTAGTCCCAGCGCTGCCTGGACGGAAAGAAGCACCATCGGCAACATCAACGCCACAAACCGCAACCAATCTGTTCCCGTTCCGACGAGTCCTGCCGAGGATGGTGGAAGATAAGAGAAAAAAGCGAGTGGAGTAGCAGCTTAAGAATGAAAATAACGAGGAAGGAAAATATAACTATATGAACTACCAAAACGGAGGCTGCCTGGAGCAAGGAAGGTGAAGGAAACAAATTATGTTACACAATGGTCAGTTTGAATGAAAGCGTTGATAAAGTGTTCCGGGCCTTATTGGGATGCTGGATCAATGGAGATATATTAAAAGCGGCAGAGCCTGTGGCTAGTGCCTGTGCTGGTGAGCTCCACAAGAATGAAGAACTAACCAACTAGTTGTACACTTGAATTGAATCGGTCAGGATTGACCTAAAGTTAACGTTTATAACATAACGCTTTTACGATTCCATCATTGGAAGATGATGCATTTTTAAACCGCACCCAAGCAGTTGACCGAGGGCATGACACAAACGTCACGGGAACGGCACGATTTAATCAATTACGATCATTGGTTGCCCATCGGCCTTTTGCATCATCGTTTCCAAACGGCTCCTTCGTGGCTCGTTTCGTAAATTTCCCCAAGGAAAGCCCGGTCGTGCATTCGCGTGCGGAGGTCAATTAGCTCGATTGGTATACAATTACCTTTCCCCGGCTAGGAACGATTATGAGTGGCTTCTGTCCCGCCGAGGGAGGTCCATCGGAGGCTAGAAACCGTCACAGGGCATCGATTCCTTGGAGGTAATAAACTTTACGGTTGACAGGGGACTCCGGCGTTGCCGGTTCGACTGTCACAAATTGAGTGAAGAATGTCGTGTTCTACTTTTTATCCCGCCCTCGCTGCCGCTGGCGAGATTCAATAATTCATCTGTGGGCTACAAAGTCTCGAAGGGAACTGATGCATCAAGTCCGCTGTGTCGATGGTGTTTTGAGCTTCGAGGGGTAATAATGTGTTTTTACTGGGTGATGCACAACTTACCTAACCGCGCGCCCGCACTGTTGTAGATCAGGTTCTCGTTGGAAAATTCCTTGATCTGAATTTCCTGTGGCCTGTGCAATTGTTCCTTGGCGGTTGAAGCTGGCCGAGGACCAACGGTGGTCGCTCTCGTACTGCTCGTCCCCTCGCTCGGTGTCATCGTGTGCGGCTCGGATGTGGATGTGGTTGTTTTTGGCTCCGCACGGGAACCGGGGATCAACTGGGCCGCGCTCGACGGAGGGGTATCCCGGCTGATGCTCGTGCTGGAGGCGGGCACCGACCCAAACGGATCCAGAATAGAGTTGGAATCGCCGAACGGTCTGCTATCGAAGGCTACATCGAAAGGAATGGGTTATAAATGGGCTTTTTCCCAGGTTGGAAGGGTACGGCGCGGTACGAACCTACGAACACTGTCTCTTTCGTCCGCCGGTAGTCGGTGCCGGGGACTTCCAGCGTACACTTGATCACATCGTCCGGCCCGAGGGTCTCGTACAGGACCAGCTGCACGCTGACGGAGCTGTCGAAAAGCCCCTCGGCCGCCGGGAACTCATTCGAGGTCGAGTTCTGCTTGTAGTCGTTGACCCACAGGGACAGCTCGGGCGCCGGGAAGATGCCGTACGCGCTGCACACCACCGTCACCAGGTTGCTGGGGTTTCGGTGGTACTTTAGCGTCATGCTAGACTCGGGCACTGCGAAAAACATTCGAATGGTGGTTGAGTTGGTTGGAATGCATGGCCGTAGCGGCTGGAAGGCATCGCTTACCGATGATAAAAAGGTCGGCCGACTGCCGGTCGATGGAGGTGTACGTCTGCACGTAGCAGGTGTACTTGCCGGCCAGCTCCTGGCAGGGGTGCATCAACGCCAGCGCCCGGTGTTTGTGCATCGGCTCACCGTTGACCGTGTACGTCCGATTGACGTGGTCCCGCAGTCGCGTTTGCAGGCTGGACGGGCTGCGATGGGGCGGGATCCACTGGTAGACGGGCACGTCGTTGTGCAGCCACTTCAGCACGAAGCCCTGCTCGTGCGGTTCGATGGCGTACTCGCAGTCCAGCACGAGATGCTCGGCCGGATCGAGGCCACGCAGCGCTTCCAGCGTATCCGGCTCGCGGTCGAACAACAGCTCCGGATCGTCGAGCGTCCGCCGCTGGCTCGGCGCCACCAACTGGttctggtgctggtgctgataCTGATGCTGATGCCGGTGGCGATGGTAATTATCCAGCACATACACCCGTGGCACTGACAGGCGTGTGATGCGCACCGAGTCCGCGTCTGCTTGAAAAAACGAAAGACGCAGATCAGCAGAGTTTGATTCGCAAGACACAACTCATTAGGGCGACCAATATGGCGAGCTTAGGGCACAGGTGACAACGACGAAATTGATTCGGTCGCATTCTGACAGCTTTCTTTATTAGAAATTCTCACCCAAAGCACCTTGAGGGATAACCATAATAGGGTCATGATAACATAAAATGCAATTTCCTCGTGACCTACTCTGACCTACTCTGCCTACTctgatttcaaaaacattggaCCAAGCATGAAGGTCAGATAAATgtaattttatcaacaaagAAATGAACTTTTCGAATACTTTAAACCACCAAGGAAGCTGGCGTAAGAGAAACCCTGTCCAATTTGCTCAAGAAGTCAAAGTTTACAAGACTTCACCATTAAGCTCGTGCAGAATAATAAACACAGCGCTCGCTCACTAAATGATGGTAGCATTAACACTTGCACAAATTGCTGAACCTGCTGGTggtgaaataataattcaataaaCCCCCACACGCGTTGCTCCATTCCATCGCGTCGTCGACTTCTTTGGCAGGACGCATATAACTCAATCGGCCCCACGCCAACGAGCGCACTGGTAGCAGGTGAGTTTTATTGCACTCCTCGCCATCATTGCTTGCCGTCCGCTGgcaacaaacattttttccttcccctgaAACAGGAAGCAAGCGAGCAAGCGTTATGTTGAAAAGAAGTGTTGCTTTTCCGTAATCCCCATGAAACGAGCATTTTTAACGACTACACCTCTCGCAACCTGTGGACCTTTGGAAAGGTTTCGCCCCCGACCCCTGGCTGAACTCTCCGCGCTACGAGGAAGTGAGTGTtacaaataaacgaaacaatggaaaggcaaagaaaacaagGAACCAGcaattttcactttcgttaCGGTCGTAATTTTTGTAATCACCTTCTCACATTCGACGGTTCTCGATTGCACCGGATTCAGGTAACATCCGGTAGCGCAGTAGCCCCTCTGCTTTGACTAAAAAAGACGCGCAACCGCCTCACCAACTTGTGACGGGACTTTGTGCAGGGCCAAATGGGAACGGACGTTTTTCATCGTACCACCATAAATGGAAGGAAAGCCACAAAACCATACCACAGACAAACacgggagggaagaaaaagctCTCCCACCGCGTTCGGtaaggaggggggagggaaaccACCGAGCCCCGATCATTGCGGTTTGCCAGAAGGACCCTTGGAAAAGCGAGAAGGGGCACCGAAAATAATTATAACGACtgaagagaaggaaaacatcaTCCACAGCAAACAACGTCCACTTCCGGACGCGGCTTCCGGGGTGGAACGAGGCGAAACTAAACCCTCCTCCGGTTACCATCGCAACCGAAATGGCAACAGGCTGCTGGGAATAGATTTCATCCTTGCGACGTCAAACGGAAACCATTGTGACAATAGGGGCATCGTCTCATACCAGagcttgtttcgttttcctcgacctatttgtttttccccgtAAGTCCTTTTAGCCAGAACTCCAATCTAATCGGAGGACAGTATTGTGGCACAATACATAAAACTGAATGATTCCAATTTACCCATCGTTACTTCGATAATTGCGGCaacattttgcttttatttgttggctctatttttttttttttttcttagtaATATTTAACTTCTTTTATATTTCTATTACTTTCCTTAAACCGCGCTCAACTATTGCCCACAACTACCTGTCAAATAAACTTAGGATCCCCCGGATTATCCACAAAGAAAATCCACTTTCtcaaaacgaaaggaaatggcACGGAATAGAAAAATATCAGCTTTCCGTTACACTCAACCCATGGCAGCAGAACAGCGACCACTTTCATTGGCATCATCATGGCAGTCACCATCATTATTGGCCGCATTTCGGGAAGAGCAAAAGCACATAAATAAGgtagcaaacaacaacaacaacaacgagggCGTTTGCAAAACTTGGCAACCCAACGTCGTTAGCAGCATAGCATGCATTAAGTTTAGTTTCCCGCCGAGCAAATGGACTGTTTTTTCCCTCGTCGTCGCCGTTTTCCCAGCAGAAAGTAGATAATTGGGGTCGCAGTTTTACAGGCGGCGCGCGCTGAAAAAGAAACTTGCAATTCAATATCCTCGAACGGACGGCGCACTTTCATGCAAaaagaaatatgcttcaaattaaatttacgaACTGCAACTAACGACGGAAAGTTTCCACCCAGAACCAGACCCCGAGGGCCGCCACCGCAAAACATTAAGCTGTTATCGGTCACAACGGAAGGTTAATCCCGGTTGCCTTTCTTCGCCTAGGGTTCGGGACAGTTTGGCCGAAAAGAAAGGTTAAGGAACACACCGCTTTCGTCTTCTTGGCGCTCTCGGGAGAGTAAATCCCATTTAAAGTTACAATCGGCACGTCAAAGAATTGCGGGCGGTTTCGGGGCGATAAGTCTCGTTAATATTCATCCCAACGCACGGAAGAGGCTGTTTGTGGTTTGGGTTCTCAAAGTGTGAAGTTTCCGGCGAGCGCCTTAGGAAGCTAGGCAATTACATTAGCATGTTATTTCCTttgcatgtttcatttttatctgtCTTTATTTGACCTTCTATCACGTTAGTCGTAGTTAAGGGTGTcgtaaaaatgaataaaaagccCTTAGAATAAATTTATTGGGAAATGGTAGTGACATTCTAGGACGcggttcatacaaaactatttgTTACCCGGTTCAATGTTATCTCACGCGCATTCATCGGGAAACCTAGCTTTTAATCAATATTGAAATGAATTCTTTTaattaagtttaattttgCACATTTTGCAAATAGTTTACTAACATAACCGAGCCGATTCGAACCGTACACCATCTGCAAACAATCAAATCCTGAGCACCACAATAATTCACGCTGCAGGTAACGTTAAATAAAGGTAACCCAAACAACCGATTCCGCTCGTACATTCCTTTTGTGGTGCGGAGACAACACAACATCAACATCCGATCGCTCCCCTCCCCCATTTGCGGACGTCACGTTTCACTAGCGTTTCTGATGAAAATTTCCCAAACTCCAAAGCCCCAAAACCCCTAGAAGCCTCATAGCACACCAACCAGTGGGCGAACGGTAATGAAAACCCATTTTCGGGCGAAAGGATTCATCGGAAAATCCAAATTCAATTTCGTGCGCTAGTGAATACTGCGCGCATTCGCACGTGtcgataaacacacacacacacacatcccaatgGCAAGGAATCGAGGGCCGCATGAGGATGGGGAGGGATTGTAGCGAGGTTTTTACGAAATTCAGGAAAGCTAATGTTTCGAAAAATTGCACGTTAGCAGCAAGAGCATTCGGGTGGGATCGAGCATAAAACGCATCTGACGCCAGAACGAATGGGATCGATTGGCGAAAGTGTCGATCCCCCGGGTAGAGCATACTCGTAACAAACAGGCGACCAGaccccaaaacaaaccacaataACACTAACCTCCATTTGCCACAGTCGACAAACAAAGTTGAGGTTTGGAGAATGATAGGATATTTGTATCAACTTGAGCAATGGAAAACCGACAATTTTCGCCTTTTAATGGAAGCCTTTTTTCGCAGAGTATTTCACAATTTTATCAGAGAAAACCCAGAGGAACAGTCCCATTTTATATTTCCACCCTCGCCCAGGGAATTTTCCCCGGTGCGTAGGCAACTgattgtgtgtgggtgtgtgtgctgGACGGTTGATTTGCATTTGCACTAAAAGCCGGAACAAGCATCACTTTTCGCCCCGGGGAAAAGAGTGAACCGAAAGCAACACCCGGCCGCCATATTGCACTTGAATACAACAGGGTAAATGCATTGTTGGCTGTTGAAACCCATTA
This window harbors:
- the LOC131285955 gene encoding uncharacterized protein LOC131285955 — encoded protein: MDADSVRITRLSVPRVYVLDNYHRHRHQHQYQHQHQNQLVAPSQRRTLDDPELLFDREPDTLEALRGLDPAEHLVLDCEYAIEPHEQGFVLKWLHNDVPVYQWIPPHRSPSSLQTRLRDHVNRTYTVNGEPMHKHRALALMHPCQELAGKYTCYVQTYTSIDRQSADLFIIVPESSMTLKYHRNPSNLVTVVCSAYGIFPAPELSLWVNDYKQNSTSNEFPAAEGLFDSSVSVQLVLYETLGPDDVIKCTLEVPGTDYRRTKETVFVAFDSRPFGDSNSILDPFGSVPASSTSISRDTPPSSAAQLIPGSRAEPKTTTSTSEPHTMTPSEGTSSTRATTVGPRPASTAKEQLHRPQEIQIKEFSNENLIYNSAGARLGKLCITQ